TACCATGTTTTCTCACTATGATTACCACAGTAATATTTATTCCAATTTACAGCTCCTTCCTGACTTAGCAATTCTTTGGGTGGCCAACAGCATACACTGATTCTGGCAGCCTTAAGCAAAGACAAAGGGGAAGGGAGATCAAGAATTTGTAATGAAATTATGCTGGAGGATCTCACACACTCAGGGGAAGAGTTGACACCCAAGCTTTATTTCTAAAGCTGCTCAGGGGCCAGGACTGCCCTGGGAACTCAGCAGAAAGACTTCTCAGATCTTTTCTTCACCATGTAGCTACCAGGAGACTCAGCAGCAGTGATTCTAGTCCCTGTCTCTCTAGGTCAGCTCCTGGTTGAGGAGAgtcacagagcacagagttgGCAAGGGTGGTTCCCCCAAATGGAAAACACTGTGAACAGGCAATAACCTCAAGAAATGTCTACTGTATTCTCTCCCTGTATTGAGTaacttttgtacttttttttttttgagtccaaCTTGATTCTTTCTATTAAAAtgtttgcagtgttgtgttggtttttgccgtACAACAACACACATCGGCCAGAATTATACATACTTGCCCTCCCTTcctagcctccctcccctcctgccatcccatccctccaggtcatcacagagccccagctTCTCACAGCTATCCATCAGTTGTGGCTGGAGAACAGCACAAAAATCTGGGGAGTCTCAGTTATCTTTCCAGCTTCAGTTTCCACGTGACTCAAAGTTGTCTACCTTTGGGGCAGTACACTCAGGtatcatctccattttgcagatgaggaaacttcaGAAAATTTGAGTGACTTGTCCAGGGACCTGGGCAGGGCTTCCATTTCTAAGTCTTAATCCTCTTTCTCCTGTTCTCTCTCTTATCCACactaaccttttaaaaaaaaaaaacaacattcttTTTGattgcatcaggtcttagctgtgcCATGCAGAATCTTCTGTTGttgtatgggctcagtagttaagaGTAGCATGCAGCGTTAATtgccccatggcacgtgggatcctagttccccaaccaaggatcaaacccatgtcccctgcattcaaaggcggattcttaaccattggaccaccagagaagtcccccacgCTGACCTTTACcgcattttttaaagttgttgaATCAGTGAGTGATTTCAACACTGTGGACATTCTGAATAACTGGATAAAATCATTGGTTTTGCTTCTAGGTACAGATTAAAGACATAGCTGAAGAGCTTTTACTACAGAAGCGTGACAGGAAAATTGGAGTCTGGAAGGCAAGTAGTATTTGTTATATTCTTCCTTTTGTAAGTTCCAACTGTCAAagtatttttcttctccttcctatACAAAGATCTTAGTTGTAGATAAtgctttctgagccaccagatgctGACACTATTCTTAACTGGCTGAAGGACTCTCAGGGAAAGTGTAATTCTACTAGAGCCCTCTTCTTAAAGATTTCCTTGACCTGCTCAACTCTGGAAGTGTGTAAttggattttaaatatatatttttagttattttgctTGTGATAGATTTTTTGAGACAGGCTGTTTTTCCAGCATGTGGTAATTTATATATTACTGGGAGTAGATTACACAAAAAGAATGAGGAATATGCAGCAGAATCAGAAACTTAAATTATCTTACATTATCCTCTTTATTTAGAAGtacattttaactttaaaagaatTAAGATAACTGTCATTTTGGTGATTATTTAAACCACTATAATATGATACCTTCTTAGAAATTGCCTATTTTTCTTCTTAACAAGAATGATAAACACAGTCTTCTCTTTGAGCCTACAAATTTGTTTGTATTCATCCTTCTGCAGGTCTTGATAAAATGTCAAACTAGACCCAGGTGACCTTCTACAATCTAGCAAAGATAAAAATCTGTTGGACTATTAGAGGAATATGTGTATCAGTTAGGATACACAtactttttttctgtgttttcttctcaaaagaaatattcttatatttgtccctcttatgtatttttaaaaatgctaaatagAATGAGCTTATATTTCATATTATTGTGCATTATATGTTatgttattttctgtttagttaaATTATGGGTTTTAGTTAAATTACTAAGTTTTAGTGTCTTAAGAAGCAGGTCTTAAAACATTATTTGTTGAGTGGGTTTTAAATAAACATCCCAGTCTAATACATAGTTGTTCCTATTTATAGGGCTATAATTTTAATATGGACCATCTGGTGAGGGTCTTAACTTTTTGTCCTTGAAACCCCACATGTGCCTCACTAAAACTGTGACAGACGTCTTTTCACTTTATCTGCTATGGAGGCACCACCATTCATCTAGACTGCCTGGAGTTGccttcacttttcagtttccacCTCAGAAGTCACCCTCAAAGTCTTTCTCTGTAAAGCCCCTACTCCCCAGGCAAAATTAGTTACTCCTTCCTTTGTGTTCCCATAGACTTTTTACACAGCTCTCTTAAACACTTTTATTGTTGGTCACATAAGATCTGTTTCAAGGAACTTAGCTTACACATTGTCAGTAATGGATATTTATTATGTATAATGGATATTTGTCATTGATTTTACTATAATTCTTAAGTTCATCCAAAAAATTGCCTTTAGAATGATGATTCCTGGCATGGTTGTAGGCTAACCTCAAATTTTGGGAACTTAAATAAATTtatcaaatgtaaaaaaaatctattcagtaAATTGAATAAAATCTATTATGTTTTTTAATCTGAGAGGCCAAAGGGGGGTGAATATGTGACCTCAAATGGTCAAGGTTAAAAAAAGTAGAcataataggacttccctggtggtctagcagttaagtacccatctgccaacgcagaggactcaggtttgatccctggtccagaaagattacACATGCTGTGAGTGACTAACccccgtgccacaactactgagcctgcgtactctagagcccacgctccacaacaggagaaaccactgcagtgagaagccttcgCACCgtaactggagagtagcccccgctcacagcaactaagacccagcacagccagaaataaataaataaataaaagtacataAAGAAAAGTAGACATCATATACTTCAAAACTGAGaagatataaaataagtaatgCCTTTATAAAAGTAATGCTTTTATAGTAAAATAATGTCTTTTCTGTTGTGTAAAGTGAATCCTGGGTCAGAGAAAGTTTATCATAGAAAGTATGCATTAATAGTTTAATTTCTTCttgttattaattattaatagtaatttatgattaaaataatataaagatgCCCCACCTAAAAACATGGTATTTTAGAatcccctggtagtccagtggtgaggactcagcactttcatggctatgacgcaggttcaatccctcagttcagttcagtcactcagtcgtgtccgactctctgcaaccccatgaaccgcagcacaccaggcctccctgtccatcaccaactcctaaggtccacccaaacccatttccatcgagtcggtgatgacatccaaccatctcatcctctgtcgtccccttctcctcctgccctcaatctttcccagcatcagggtcttttcaaatgagtcagctctttgcatcagctggccaaagtattggagtttcagcttcaacatcagtccttctaatgaacacccaggactgatctcctttaggatggactggcaggattttcttgcagtccaagggactctcaagaatcttctccaacaccacagttcaaaagcatcaattctctggtgctcagctttctttatagtccagctctcacatccatacatgaccactggaaaaacaatagccttgaccagacggacctttgttgacaaagtaatgtctctgctttttaatatactgtctaggttggtcataactttccttccaaggaataagcgtcttttaatttcatggctgccatcaccatctgcagtgattttggagcccagaaaaataaagtcagctcctgtttccactgtttccccatctatttgccatgaagtgatgggaccggatgccttgattttagttttctgaatgttgaattttaaagccaattctttcactctcctctttcactttcatcaagaggctctttagctctttttcactttctgccataagggtggtatcatctgcatatctgaggttattgatatttctcccgacaatcttgattccagcttgtgcttcctccagcccagcatttctcatgatgtactctgcatataagttaaataagcagggtgacaatctacagccttgatgtactccttttcctatttgaaaccagtctgttgttccatgtccagttctaactgttgcttcctgacctgcatacaggtttctcaagaggcaggtcaggtggtctggtatgcccatctctttcagaattttccacagtttattgtgatccacacagtcaaaggctttggcatagtcaagaaagcagaaatagatgtttttctggaactctcttgctttttcgatgatccagtggatgttggcaatttgacctctggttcctctaacttttctaaatccagcttgaacatctggaagttcatggttcacgtattgctgatgtctggcttggagaattttaagcattactttactactgtgtgagatgagtgcaattgtgcggtagtttgagcattctttgggattgcctttctctgggattggaatgacaactgaccttttccagtcctgtggccactgctgagttttccaaatttggtggcatattgagtgcagcaccttcacagcatcatctttcagaaactaagatcccacaagcccacagccaaaatccaaaaccaaaaacaaagacaaaaaacccCATTATCTTTCTAGGATAGAATTATAGTGAAGCTCCACAGTAAATTTCCTATTTAAATTATAATAGGATTAATTGGCAATTTttccaacaatttaaaaaaaatatcttaaatgcTCAATGCTTTTACTTTTTGAAAGTCaggaaaattatatattaatatataccatatagtatatataattataaaataatatgataTAATCATAACAGTGTGATTACTTTGTTGTGTTTAAGCACAGAATTCATACTATATACCCAAATGTAGTTTTTCACCATCTCTCAAACTCTAATGATTATTAACATTCTCAGTCCTCTGTAATATAATCATATGTTCTAAgtcatccaatcatttcattttctctccatctcttaaAAAAGTGATGCcataaaaatataaaggagacaaaagggagaagaaaagagaggggaAGTTGCCAAATTCTCTTTATCCATGCCATAAATTTCAACAGCCCAAAACAAAGGAGATAGAAGTTGGTAATTTTTAGCCTAATAAAttactttattattaatttttagaacATAGCTAATTTTATGTATTCTCTGATTTGGACAGCCTGTGGAGAGCAAGTGGATATCTTCGTCTTGTGAAATCATTGCTTTCCGTAAAGCTTTATTGAATCCAGTTACTGCAAGACAATTTCAACGCTTTGTGGCTCTGAAAGGAGATTTATTGGAAAATGGGGTGCTCTTTTGGCAAGAAGTACAAAAATATAAGGTATTGTAGTAGAAAGCTGGAGAAAACCACATCTTTTTAAGGAGGAAATGCATTAACATATGAGATTCCTAACTATATGGACAAGATTTGTATCCCAACTTGATGTCTTCATACCAATATGTAAATACTGagatatttattgtttgtattagATACACTTATTATTATATAGTGAAGAGTAAGAGTTAGCCTTGAAATGATGGTATTAGATTTTTCAGGGTTTCACATATATTATGTTCTAATGAGAATCTTCCTGAAAAGTTTTAACTATGTTTTTGCATATCACTTATctataaatgtacatttttttcctgaaggTATTCATATTCAGCACTTTAACCAAGGCTTCTTTACAAAAATTCCACCTAACCATATTTGCAGCAATAGTGTTCAAAGATAATGGATTACAGAGAAATAAACCATTAGAGATGAAAGAGGCTTCTCTATCAGAATGGccaaattcttaacaaaataagTGAAAGAGCAAGCTGTTAGCTATCAAAGCAGTTTATTATCAGGTTTAATTATTTGATGGAATCATATGGAATCTCTGCattgaagagaaggaaaggacTCTCTAGTTTATATAACCTAAACTTGAATACAGGAATGTTGTCTCGAAATACCTAAGAGTAGACATCCCTGCTCCCAAGGTAAACAGGCTCATTACCTTGCAATCAGCCTGTTTAATCCCATTATAAAAGTAGGgagtaaaaataaaactggaattcAAGAGGATAAGGCTTTCAGTTGAATTGCAGTATGtggtaagtcactttagttgtgtccgattctgtgcaaacctgtggactgtagtccaccaggcttctctggccgtggaattctccaggcaagaatactagagtgggttgccattcccttctccaggcagggattATGCGGCACTAATACTTTGCATCATGTTTATTCTATATAGTTAGTAGTTGCTCAATACCATTTTGCTTCCAGACTTTCTCCAGCATTCCATGAAACTGTTTTCTACTCATTTCTGTTATCCACAGTTTTTGTACCTTTCTCAACACAAAAATttctctaaaggaaaaaaaaaaagtattttgagaTAAAAGTTCTTTCAAATTCTATCAcaagataaataatattaaaataattttttgaaaattattattttctggaTGACAATCAGATCGTTACCAGCTCTGGAGACACCACCTGTGCCCTGTGGGACATCGAGACTGGCCAGCAGACGACCACGTTCACTGGACACACCGGGGACGTCATGAGCCTTTCGCTCGCTCCGGACACCAGACTGTTTGTCTCTGGTGCTTGTGACGCTTCAGCCAAACTCTGGGACGTGCGAGAAGGGATGTGCCGGCAAACTTTTACCGGCCACGAGTCTGACATCAACGCCATCTGTTTCTTCCCAAATGGCAACGCATTTGCCACCGGCGCAGACGACGCCACCTGCCGGCTGTTTGACCTCCGTGCGGACCAGGAGCTCGTGACTTACTCCCATGACAACATCATCTGCGGGATCACCTCCGTCTCCTTCTCCAAGAGCGGACGCCTCCTTCTCGCAGGGTACGACGACTTCAACTGCAACGTCTGGGACGCCCTCAAGGCCGACAGGGCAGGGGTCTTGGCCGGGCATGACAACCGCGTGAGCTGCCTGGGGGTAACTGATGACGGGATGGCCGTGGCGACGGGGTCCTGGGACAGCTTCCTCAAAATCTGGAACTAACCCTGACAGCAGGTGGACGCCACAGTGACTGGAAGACCATTCCAGCCTTGGAGCGTTGCAGATAGCATTTCCCATCCACCCCTACTAACGCGGACGCCCTGCACCCCTCAGAACTTCAAAAGGGCAAGACCTTCCCCTCACTTATTGCTGAAACCAAGAGCACAATTCCCACTGAGAGAAGAATCTCTGTGCTGTAACTAAAACGAATCGTGCATtccttctgggaaaaaaaaaaaaaaagaaaattaaaaagggggtAGAATCTGTTTTCCAGAACAGGAAATTATTATGGCCTTTAAGCTAAAATGAATACGAGTAGGTCCAACCCTGTTAGGACAAAAGGTAAGGAGATAAGCTGTgcaaaataagcatttaaaaaaaaacagagactcaTACATAGTCAGCCCTTTGTGACTGTCTCTCCTCCAAAGCTGCTCttcatttaaatatcttttctgTTGTGTAGAATGGGGGACATGTAATCCTATATAGCTATTGAAAATCATGCTATCAAAGTGCATGTGTTTATTTGGTAAGTATTTACTAAATGCTGGATtgcaggaattaaaaaaaatggatataataCATTGTCTTCCCTCGAGGAGGGAGGTCACCCATGAAAACAAAATATGATGAAATAACACTGATTGTGATCCATATTCTAACTGGTTATAATTTTGATACAGAGGAGGGGATGATTCAGGGAGGGTGGTAGGTCAGGGAGGTCTCAGCAGAAGTGATGATTCTTACAGAGAACTCCACTCAGTCCTCTGTAATGGcttatgtgggaaaagaatctaaaaaagagtggttatatgtatctgtataacttattcactttgctgtactcctgaaactaacataacattgtaaatcaactctactcccaagaaaaatttttcaaaaaaagaagtgATGATATTTGAATTAGGTCTTGAGGAAGTTCGCCAGAAAGAAACCTAGCAAGTCGTTTTTATATGGCTTACTCATATTAAGTGTTTATGTCTGTCAGATATTATCTTAATGCTTTTCACATGATAACTACCTTATCCTTTATAAGAATCCTAGGTCAAAGCTGTTAATTCTCaccattctacagatgaagaaactaaggcacagaaaaGTTAAACTTCTGTGCCTCATACAGCTAACTAACTAGGAGAGCTGGAATTTGAGCCAAAACATTCTATTGCTAAAGCTTGTGGCCTTAACCACCAAGTTATACTCCCTCCCAGAGATGATTGTAATAATATGCAAAGGGATGGCTCCTATGATCTTAATCAGACATAGTTCTGAATTGTGAAAACCTGGAAAGAACTATGATGTTCAACAGCAGGACATTGCTTACTTTAATTATAATACATCTATGCATTAGAATACTCTGCAGGCATTAAAAATTTGCTGTTGGAAGATTAATCAGTGATGGGAAAGAGATATTTatcttactgattttttaaaatctagctACTAGAAAGCAGTATGATTTAatataaagtgtgtgtgtatatccccAAAGAGAAAAGACTGGAAGGATATATACATCCAACAAACACTTTTTGAGCATCTACCAAGGGCCAAGCTAAAACCTGAGGCTACAACTGTGATCAAGTCTTTCCTCTCAGGGCTTGCAGTGTTAGAGGAGGGACAGACAAGTGACAGAGCAGATAGTTACGTGAGTGTGATCAGTGCAATAGGTGGGAGACGCATAGGGTGCAATGAAGTACCTAAGGTGGCCATCACCTAGACCCAGGCAGACATAGAACATTTATTAGAGAacagtacagttgacccttgaacaagggTTTGAACTGCGAGATCCACttaaacctgatttttttttcaacaaattcttttttttgaattatttttttagcaAAATTGgggaattcttttattttattttttttccatttatttttattagttggagctaattactttacaatattgtagtggtttttgccatacattgacatgaatcagccatggatttacatgtgttccccatcccgatcccccctcccacctccctccctaccccatccctctgggtcttcccagtgcaccagccctgagcactggtctcatgcatccaacctgggctggtgatctgtttcacccttgagagtatacttgtttcagtgctgttctctcagaacatcccactctcgccttctcccacagagtctaaaagtctgttctgtatatctgtgtctctttttctgttttgcatatagggttatcattaccatctttttaaattccatatatatgcattagtatactgtattgaaaaatatacaagcatctcctgaagctcaattccagaaaaataaatgacccaatcaaaaaatgggccaaagatctaaacagacatttctccaaagaagacatacagatggctaacaaacacatgaaaagatgctcaacatcactcattatcagagaaatgcaaatcaaaaccacaatgaggtaccatctcacaccagtcagaatggctgctatccaaaagtctacaagtgataaatgctggagagggtatggagaaaagggaaccctcttacactgttggtgggaatgcaaactagtacagccactatggagaacagtgtggagattccttaaaaaactggaaatagaactgccatatgacccagcaatcccacttctgggcatacacaccaaggaaaccagatctgaaagagacacgtgtaccccaatgttcatcgcagcactgtttgtaatagccaggacatggaagcagtctagatgcccatcagcagacgaatggataaggaagctgtggtacatatacaccatggaatattactcagccattaagaagaattcattttgaatcagttctaatgagatggatgaaactggagcccattatacagagtgaagtaagccagaaagataaaaaccaatacAGTAGACTACCAACAAATTCAGACTACAGTACTTCACAGTCCACTGTTGTTTGAATCCACAGGTGTGAAAATACAGATACAGACGGCCAACTGTAAAGTTATGCGGGGATTTTTAACTGCAAGGGCGGGGTTGGTGCCCCTAActgccccccgcccaccccccgccCATGTTCAAGAGTCGACTGTGTGCTTAAACTGAGACCTTAACAATAAGTAAAAGTGAACTCAGTAATGGTAGAGTAGGGCATAAAAACCAGAAAAAACATCAGGTTGGATTCTGTCTAAATTCTGACTCTGCACTCTCAAAATTAACATTATATAATTtcacaaatttgtttttatttcacaatCCTTATATttccataataataaaaaaccaggatcattgtaaagcaactatactccaataaaaattaatttaaaaaataataattaactcGGCTCGCCAAATACATGATAATTTCACTAGTAACagcaaaaaatttaattttgggTAACATAGCAAGCATGTGTTATAAATAGGCATTTTCTGAGGGAGTTCTGAATTGCATAAAAATGCTAACTGTTGTCTCAATGTAACACTTATATCAAGatttttcacatataatttatGCCAAACTTATAACTTATTTGTATAATGTTTTATATGGCAAACActagaaattttctttcttcaactGTCCTTAAACAGTTATTACAATGCCTGTCATACAGtgagcacttaataaatgttggcTAATTTCTGGCCTAGAATTACAAGTTTCCAAACTTGTGTTTTCTAGTGATTTAGTGAACAATATTTTTAGCAAAGAATTGTCATAATTCAACCTCAGCTACCTCTTTGTCTTAAAAAGTGATAGCCTTACATCTGTGACATAAAACTGGGTCTTTTAAATGTATCATTACTATATTTAAATTCTTTAGCTATAAAGATAATAATTTAATAGGTTTTCTGAAAAAATACAGATACTGAGATGCATAATAATACACCCATTAAATACAGCATTCCCATTTATATTGCTAGCATTTTTTAGTCTAAATCACCTTGGCATAGAAGCAGTTGTGGAAAAAGCTTTTGTATCCACTTGTAACTTGAGTTAGGTGCTTGTTCTCCATTGTACCACTTATTAGCTATCTCAGATTGGAATCATGTGTTTTCCTGCTTCTCATCCTATACTGAGCCTTTAAAGGACAGGCACTGTGTTTTGGGGCTCACCTCAAGGTCTGGCATATTGCAGGTACTTAATATGAATTTGTTAAATGAGTCAAAGCAGACACTAAAGCTGCTCCTTTCCCGGGAGAAGAAGCAATCAGGATTAAAATGAAACCTGTATTTATTTAAGGTATATGTGTCAAAGTCTTAGGTTCCTTTAAAAGGCAAAGATTAACAGAAGAATGGGTGGCAGAAcatgacacacacagacatgaagACACAGGTTaggagcaaaaaagaaaaaaagtcttaggTTCTTCaaatccaagaaaaataaaatctatgatTTTTAAGATAGTCTTGACATGTCCCAGTACTCTCTTGACCTGAAGTTAAAATTATATTAACTGAAAGATATATTGATGTATTGTATAAAGTGTTCTATTAATGCATTAATCATATATTGACCtatctttcctcctttttagGACTTGTGCCATTCTCATTGTAATGAGTCTATCATACACAAGAAGATTATGACTATTATCAACTGCTTTATTAATTCCAGCATTCCCCCAGCTTTACAAATTGACATTCCAGTAGAGCAAGCCCAGAAGATTATTGAACACAGGAAGGAGTTGGGACCATATGTATTCAGAGAGGCACAGGTAAGATATCAGGGCATGTAGTAAGCATACTTTAAAATAGATTAGCAGTCTAgatattcttttaaagtttttgcaTTATTCATATTTGCCAAGGTTTGAATCCTCCTAATCCTGGGATTTATTCTATTTAGTTAGAAAAATGTTGTGAATGCCACAGAACATAGAAACTAGTAACTTGCTATTTTGCTGATGGTAATATGCagcaaatacaatttttaaaattctatacttTGACTTTGCatggttattattttatttctaatttataaatCCCCAACt
This genomic interval from Dama dama isolate Ldn47 chromosome 21, ASM3311817v1, whole genome shotgun sequence contains the following:
- the LOC133042873 gene encoding guanine nucleotide-binding protein G(I)/G(S)/G(T) subunit beta-1-like — protein: FLDDNQIVTSSGDTTCALWDIETGQQTTTFTGHTGDVMSLSLAPDTRLFVSGACDASAKLWDVREGMCRQTFTGHESDINAICFFPNGNAFATGADDATCRLFDLRADQELVTYSHDNIICGITSVSFSKSGRLLLAGYDDFNCNVWDALKADRAGVLAGHDNRVSCLGVTDDGMAVATGSWDSFLKIWN